The Gluconacetobacter diazotrophicus PA1 5 genome includes a region encoding these proteins:
- a CDS encoding EAL domain-containing protein, producing the protein MRNKARLGDELRAAIGSSQICLHFQPLYTMPDNQIAACEALVRWNHPVRGMIPPDQFAGSL; encoded by the coding sequence ATGCGCAACAAGGCCCGGCTGGGCGACGAGCTGCGCGCGGCCATCGGAAGCAGCCAGATCTGCCTGCATTTCCAGCCGCTTTACACCATGCCCGACAACCAGATCGCCGCCTGCGAGGCCCTGGTGCGCTGGAACCACCCCGTACGCGGGATGATCCCGCCGGATCAGTTC